The Seriola aureovittata isolate HTS-2021-v1 ecotype China chromosome 7, ASM2101889v1, whole genome shotgun sequence genome includes the window ttttcctccattgaAACAAATACATGATCAATAAAGGCAAGTCATTACATGTGTGCAAAATATGGTGCAGGGGCGGCTACCATGGTAGAAATATAGTGTATAACAATCTACTTGTATACTCTTGACCAGTCTTATGTGGATTAAATCAAGGTTGCCATCATTTCAGAATATATGAAGTTTATTCCTCCAAAAAACAATTCAGTGGTAGCTTATCAAGCATGTAATAAGTAGAGGCGGGCAGCTTGCTAATAAAAACCATATACATCATTAGTGGATATTGTTGTTAAAAAGTGGACAAGTACTCTCTCTCAGATTTTAGACCACTTAATGCTAGCCCTACCCGAGTTAATCAATAGTGTCTGGAAATAATTTATTCTTCTGTGGCAATTGTCTTGATAGTCCATGGTTAGGGTTATTAGGGTtgatatttctgctgtttttaaacTAATAGCCATCATTCTTAAATCTTTTACTGCAGATCGGTAACTTAAACTGACCCCTAATACATCAAACCTCCTTCCTGGCAGTTGGGATATTTGAAACCCACCTCCCCCAACAATCATGTAGCAGGGGagggtgaaatgaaatgagtcagctttgttttctctccaacACCATGTCCAATCTATCAGGCCGATCTCCTGTCGTATTCACTGTTTGGCCTGTGCCTAAGCTTTTTAGCCAAGGCTTTCTCCGCTGTGTTCCTGTGGCTCCCGGAAGTCTCTGTGATTGATTACTTGGCCTGGTTGTGGCAGGGTCATTGTTGCCAAGCAACGACCAGAGTTGAGCTACCAATAGTTGGCAGAAACTAGAAGTGGCAGGCAGCAGGAGAGGGTTTTCATTTGTAAGTCAGATGAAGCCAGGAGTAATGATAATCGTCTGTCGGTCATGAATGTCTAACAGTGTTCAACTCGTTTAAATCAGAAATCTGAATTTACTACATTCACTATGCAGGAGATAAACATTCAACCACCTCAACCCATTCATGAGACTGCTGTCATAGGTTAATCTCTTGTCTGCATTTAGAGACTGAAGTCTGCAACTGTGTTTATACTTAGTGTTTTATCAACACTAAAttacagaaatacacagaattATGGTACCAAACAAAGTTAGATTTGGAGCCACCATGCTCTTTCTTGCTCACCTGCTTatacagtctgtgttttaacAACAATCACACTGGGTTCCCATTTGTAATACAGGGTTTCCCCCAGGAAATTTTTAAACAGAGGTTGTAAGATCTGCCATACCCAttctctgtacaaaaacatcatcaaaaaataaaacatcacccTGCTAGGAGGTACTAGtagtgtgatgttttgtttttactcaatTAACCCCTGAATTCTAGGTTTGTGATACTTGGGGGCTGATTGTGGGGACATCAACCTAATTTCTCTCTGATCTTATTTTACTATAAAAATACCTGTGTAATTATATAgttgttgttcttcttgttgttttctttccgTTGAAAAGCCGGGGTTAGATATAGGTAGGGCTTCACCTGTCACGTCTTGTAATTATTGATTAACCTGCTGATTAATCTTTCAGGAAATTGCTTAGACTATATAATGTCCAAATTCAGTGAGAATGCCCATCACAATTGCTCAGAGCTGATGGTCACATATTCAATGTTTGTTTTGCcagatttacataaaaaaaaaaccccaaagatatGTCGTGTACAgtaatataaaactgaaaaaaacggCAAATCTTCATACTTGGagctgtaaactgaatattaggtaatttttctttattgctgtgtattttctgtcaatctAGTAAGCTGCTAATCATCATTGTCAGCTCTAGTTTGAGCCCCTTCATGGGTTGGGGATGACGTTGATCTGTGCAGTGACATAGTTCTATTAAGAGTGAAAAGCCCAGTGGTAGCTAAACAAACAGAGTCTGTTGGATTAGGACCCTGTATTGTTGATACTGGAAGCTTTCAGAGGCCACATGCAGCAAGAGGAAGGGTCTCAGTTAAGGTACCAGTTCAGTAATGCATGACCACATATAACAGCTTTCTTAAAATGACTAGAATGAGAGaaattatcttatttttataGCACATTTCAAGCTAGGAGTGCTTTCCagggcatgaaaatggcataaGAGAAGCTAGCCAAACAAGCTTACTGGAGAGTAGGCTGAAGTGGCAACATGGCCTCTAACTCTCCCTCCCCACCCAAGATAAATGAGGCACAGTTCCTAGATAGAGGTTCAACATGTATAGCGACTTCACGTGTGAATTTTGCTAGATAAAGTCCCTCTTCTACATTTCGTTATCAGCTCTGGTTGAGGCCatggtgtttttctgttttttttccaaggacGTTTTTGaacattaacctttataatcAGATATGTGTGGTGCAGTCTGTGACCCATGTTTAAGCTGTTTTGACACTGGACAGCAAGGCAGCATAAGATTCAGCCTAATGAGGAACATGATCTAGAGATAAGTAGCTAACCAATGTGCAGGGACCACATTTTCATGACCCATCATAGCTTTATGCACATGCACCAcctgtattgtgttgttttgtattttatttaagtcCGTACCTGTGAATTTtcacattgatttaaaaaatctaCTGAAAATTATGGGGCTGTCACTAACagtcattttcatcattgattacTTTGaccattattttcttgattaataattttttggtctataaaacatattaaaaaaatacgAAAAATGCCAATCACAATCACAGTAGAGTACTAGGTGACAttattaaatgtatgtttttgtccAACATcctcaaaatattaaatatactaTCAAGAAATGCAGCAAACTCTAACAATTAAAAAGCTGAACCTgaagttttgctgttttttcttgtaaaacaGTTAACTAGTTAtcaaaattgtttatttttagccaATTCTATCAATCAACCAATTGCACATGCTTCACTATACTGATAACTGCTTTCTAAAGCACTTTGTAAGTTTTGAAATTGACATCCTTCCTCACAGGCATCCACTGtctcattaattttattgtGGTTTTTATAATGTCATGGTGGAAGTACGTTTGTGAGCAGGGACAGTTTCAAATCTTTTTTGGTGTGCCCAAATGCATGAAAGACAGTGACATCTTTGAGGACCTTAGCATTACCTGCAAGCCACCATCTTTGTAATGCAAGAAACAAGTAAATTTATATGacaattttcatattttgtgtttaagGCTGGGCCAATGGGTTTGGTTTTTCTGACAacatactgtaaaatgtgaatGCCAGAGCAcagatttctgttttctgtccttATTTACAGCTTGGGTAGATGAAATAATTGTGACACCAAGATGAATACAGAGATAGAAAGCAaatttggaaagaaaacaacCCTCAATCACATCCCTGAATGCACAACAGACTATCAAacctgctgttgttgctgttttttacattgttaaGCTCCAGCTTCAAAGTCAGAGTAACATTAAACAAATTTAAGTTTCCATATATCCTAAATATAAGAGCAGATAATTGTCTTAAGTACATGTACTTACAGGTATTTTTTCAGGAAAATGGGAGCTGCGATTATCATGAATATATCAGGGCTGTACTATCCGTTGCAGTCGAGTATCGCATAGATCCTTCTAAACAAATATGTACATCCACAAAAACTTCAAGAATATGTTCAACCATTACACAGGCCTCAGAAGAATGAGAGGCTTTTACTTTGTTACAGCTTAGTAAAGAACTGACTTAAGTTGCAGCTTAGACATGAGCCTTTTCACCAGCTGCAGCTTGGCATGATGTCGACGTCATGAAAAACTTCGGAAGAGAAGTGAAAGTAATACAGTCACAAGATCAGAAAGTGTGTTGAGTcagctgtgtgcgtgtgtgtttgctacAGCTGTAGTTGGTATGTTAATGTCAGACCTCTACTTCCTGTcaatgaatgttttgttttggagccCATTTTAAGTGTCAGATAGCACAGAGGAAGTGAGCATCACTAGTTTATCTTAAAAATACTGTGGACAATTAAGTCTTCCTGCAGTAGTCCCGGTTGATGCTAGAATACATTCAACATTGTATGGATGTGGTTGTGGTGGGTGTAGTATTGAAAGAACATACATTGAAGACTAATATTTGAAAATACTGGTAGTTTCATTCCTTCAGTGAATCACTGGTCAACTCAttgaatataaaacaatatcCTGGGACAATCACTACAAGATAGATTTTAAATGGCTTTAATCAATAGTAGCTTTTCATGATCAAAATCATGACTTAAACAGAACACTGCACATTAGGCCCTTGAAACCCTAAAATGTTTGTTCTTAATGATGGTTGTATTATAATTAGTAGAGGTTCACAACattgtttgcatgtttatttattattattgaaactAGTGAGAGAGCCTGGAATGCATCTTGTGTACAAGCCCACTGGGCCCCCACTGGTTGGAACAAGAGATatcattttttctttgccaaTTCCGATACCTGGACTTGTGTATCGGCTGATACCGATTCTGTACCAATGTgttcaaagttttgttttttgtttttttttagcttagcttaatcTGCTAAATACGACTAACCCAGTATGGGCGTGATATGATAGCTGTATGGCATGGCTCAAGTTAAACCCCTTGTAAAACATGATCTAATACATGAATGCCATagagtctctctctttttttacagttgaaacTGCTTATAGTAATCATAGTATAcacaaatgctgtttaaattATTTGCTTATACTAATGAAGTAGTTCACTTACAGTGATCATTGTGAGTCTTTTCATATTTGACAACATATGGAAAAAGAATTTGAAACTGTTGTAGCCTGTGTCTGCAAGCTGTCATATGATGAGGCGCACTGACTTATTTCTTGGACTGTCTCTCATATCATCTCCCTGAGTCAGTGAGTGtttctcactcactgactcgCAATAattggctgagtagcatcatgtgaccagtgcCATAAAAGCTAGAAAAGCTACACCGGTTAGAAGGGAAAAGCTCTGTCAAAATGTAATAGTTCTCAATAAGTTATAGGTCCAGATCTGGATAGGACAGCATCTGGGTCTGGACGTGAACTGCAGTCCACCTATTAGTGACTTTGGCCAATGGCTAATGTTACTCTATTTGCCAGGAATCAATTCTTCTCCACCGCTCTATAACAGTAGCTGCCACTGATTGCCAGAGCAGCTTCCTGTGTAGGCTACTGTTTTAGACCAGcgaaaaataattgatttcagggaaaactgctgttttatctgggtgaaacaataaatcaaaatatcagATTGGTGCATATAGACTCGCGAACTCACCAATTCCTGGTCCAGTATTTTAGGCATTTCCAATACCAGTATCACAATCGGAGCAACTTTTGCTGGAACATATGTGAGTGAGCACTTTCTGTCCATTTAGTTTTTGACCTTGTTCCTGTTTGCTTCCTTACAGAGCAGATTTTCCAGAACCTCCGTCAGGAGTACAGCCGGATCCAGAGGCGGCGGCAGCTGGAAGGGGCCTTCAACCAGGCTGAGGCCTGTAGCTCCAGTGACGCTCCCAGCCCCAGTTCATCCCTTAACGCTCCCAGCTCCCCACCAGGTAGGAGAATTTACTGTAGACTTTACACAAATccatacacttttttttatttttatgaggACTACAACTCCAGAAGCCATGTCTTCTGGTCTCATACATACTATATTGGTTCAAATGTAAGGAATCACCATTCCAAATGTATAGATTCTTTAAGGTTAGTTGTAGATTGAACTAGGGCCATGTATACAGTTTAGAATTTCCTCTCTTTTGCTGCCGACTGCAGAGTACCATAACCTTTTAGTCATTTGTTGACAGTTTACAAACATTCAGATTTGTAACAACATAATCGCAGAAGAAAGGGGCTCTGAAAAGTCACTAATTCAAGCAGCAAAGCCAGTAAGTTTGCAACACAGCCTGTAAACACCCCCTGATGACATAATAAACTCTTTGCACCAATTCATTTCGAACAAGCAACGTCAAATGGGGAAACTCCAGCACTCGGTCAGTTGCAGACATTCACGTTTTTGGCgctggccccactgttgcagTCCAACTACAGCATAATTGATCATTCATATTAACAAACATggcatattttctttttgcttctgCTCCTCattgtaaacacatttgtgCTGCAATAACAGTGGAGCAGTTTGACGTGTGAAGCACAATTTTGTAGTTAAGGTGTGAGATGTAATGCAAGTCCCAGGCCTTCAGAATCCTGTGCTTCTTTCCTTTCACTCTCCAGAACGCTCTCATACATCACACtgactggactgttgctaactctgcttctttctgtctctgagaCTGCTGTTAAACCTTCATCCTTGCCCTGCCATCCTTGCCTGTGATTTACAAACATTTTAGTCTAACCAACTCATAGCAGACCTCAAAGACCACTGGGTAATGAATCACCTCACTAGAAGTGGCTCCAGGTGTGCTGTGATGGACACATTGATGGGACTCAGAGAAAGGGACAACATTAGTGCTGCATGACCCCATTGGTCATGCAGAGCTGAGGGACAACGCAGAACAAAGCTGTAAATGTGCACCTGGCCGAGCACCTATTTTTGGAGAGAGGACAGTTCTGCTAAGGTGACTTATCATTGCACAGGAAAGGTTTGTAATTCAGCCTTTTTTTAAAGCTGATCTGATTCTGTGTTTCACAGGTGCCTCAAGGAAGGACCAGCCTTCGTTCACACTGAGGCAGGTGAGCTACCTGTGTGAGCGCCTGCTCAAAGATCATGAGGAGAAGATCCGGGAGGAGTACGAACAGATCCTTAACACAAAACTTGCAGGTAAAAATCcttcttgttttaaaaataaataaaatataaaaaacccCAGGACTTTGATTTCAAAACTCACAATTCACCTGGTCCAAATGTTTTACATTCTGGCAGTGAAGATCAGTAAAAGTGTGACTGTAATGAGAAACATCCTTCCCCCTCCCTTTTGAGAATCTTTTCACATCATATCTGATAACTTCTGCAGTGCTGGCATCCATGGCTTCCTCAGGGTTTATATGAGCTTCTAAATGCCAAGTCTGTAAATGGGCAGGGAATGAATTATAGCAGCTGGAGTGAACAAGTGCCATAAAATAAGTCAATTCTGTTTAGCCACTGACGCAAAGCTGTAGGTACTGAGAGTATGTCCATGTTAAGCcagttatatttttaaaaacataatcttttttttttatctctttttagGCCTTCTGTCTGCACTAAGCTAATGTTTTCCTTACCCAATAACAGAACCTGTCCAAAATGGATTGTAGAGTGTATAAATGTCAATGCAGATCTGTCATTAAACTactttttgttgattttgtcagatgacttCAGCACAGCAACTTTAGCATGGCTGCTGGTCAATATCATTTATTAGCCACAATTGTTCTTTtttctgacaacagaaactgtAATTAAGAACAACTACTGTATATGATGGGATTGATTGTATGGAAACAGAGTATAGGTAATCACAGAAAGCAGGAGGAGACTGATCATAGGTTTAACAAGCTGAGACTTGAGAGCCTTACCAGATGTTGACTCTGATGtgcagtgttgttgtttgcCAACTGAAAAGAGGATGAAGTGAAAGGaaagatttacattttcctgTTCACGTGTTTCAGTGTGGACAGAGATCTATGCAAAAAGACCTGGTATCACTGCTGTGGATGCAAGTCACTTTGACACAAAACTGTTATGATAATTAGTCGGCTTAGTGTGGACATACACTCAGTCATCTGCTCCATTTGGTGTTTGAAACTACAGCACACAGCTTCActtccacctccttctccttccaGAACAATATGAATCTTTTGTGAAATTTACACAAGACCAGATCATGCGAAGATACGGAGCCCGGCCTGCTAGTTGTGAGTATCGTAAACCATTTTCTTCTACgtgaatattttttgtttaatcgGTGTTCAGAGTTTAGGATCATCTGCTGGTTTTACAATATCAatcatttcatgtgtttcagaTGTCTCCTGAACTCGCGTGGATTAGAtcccagcttcctcccacaagaTGGCTGCTCTTCCACTGCCCTCTTccacttgattttcattttactcCCCTATTTTTTCCCTTCCATCTCAAACTGTTTGGGTGCCATGGTTTATCCAGTTTTTAATCCAAAAGTTGATTTCTTACTTCAAAACTATTGCTGCTGGCCAAAAGTTAGAATCTGAAAGATAAACTATGTATGAAGCCCTCCcttttttgccctttttcttGTTGATATGCTCTTTCTTAAAATCCTGACTAAAGCAGATCTGTGTCAAATCTCTTGCCGGTGCTGTAGAAAAAGCTTATTGGCTCATATGATCATTCTGTATAACCTTCCAGCAGCTGTATGTAATGGCTCCTTCTTCTCACGTTGTCCCACATTTCTTTCCCCCCACCTCGACCCCACTCCCTCCTCACAACTCTTTACCTGAGAATGTGGATTTTTCTcccttttgaaaaaaataaaagttctgtGATTAAAATCTGTTGTCTGGCAAGTTGATTTAAATAGAACTTTGTATTTTTAGCAATATGGGTAATGGCAAAAACAATATCAACACAAGGTCAGTAGTGGTAGCTATTCTTGGGATTTCGATTGTATCACGTTCTTCATCAGTAGATGAGTTGGCTCAAATGAAATGGGACTTTTGatgttcacattttcattttgtgagCACTTTACCCCAAATGGAGAACTacataagaataaaaaacaacaactccagCACCACAGCATTCCTTTATATTCTGTTAACTAGTACCACTCGCCCTTTCTAAAATGCTGCAACCTTAATGTATGAGAGTTTTACTttggacactttttttttttttttttttttttttacccttgcATCCAATTGTTGGAAGAGGCAGTCTCTGTCATTACCTCAAGCAACTGTATCACTGTAAAGAGAATAACTTTGGGCCTTGTTCTTTAGTTTAGACAGAAGATATCTGAAGTCATCGCCTTTTGGCTTTGGAAGATCACAATGagaatttttcattattttcgGACATTTTATGCAAATCAATTAATGTAATTGTCAGCTGCAGCCCTCCATCTCTCAAGGCTCACAAGAATGTCCATGAAGTATTTGTTCTGCATGGGTTATGGGGTAATAGttattttggtgtaaaaatCGTTTCCTCAAAAGGAGTTCTGACCCAGGTTCATTGTAATGACAATTGTTGATTTATTCTTCAAGCACAGTATCATTTTGATTGAAGCTTTTCCTGCATTAAAGAAATGAGAGGGGCAGGCAACCTCGGGGTGCTGatgacaacaaacatttttttttttgggagagTTGTATATTTCCTTACTTGTATAATCTTTGCAACCAACCTGCCATGTCAACATTTAATTCAGTGCCATTATTCTTAATTGTGGGCTCTAGTGCCACCTGGTGATACATGTAAGGTAATGCAACATTAATTTGAAAGTGGGACTTTGATCTCAGTGCACATCACTCAATGAAAcactgtttattctgttttgaTATATGACACTTTGGATTAAAGATGGCCCCTTTTAATTGCCTCTTTCCCGGGCTATGTGGGTGGTGAGGGGGTGGAGGGCTCTGAATGATGCTGCCGCTCAGGATAATGAGAATCTATTGTGTTGGTGACGTCACTGATCCCAGGTGTGGCACATTGAGAGGAGGGAACAGGTAGGCTATCGTAGTCCTCGGCTTGCAGACAGACGGCAGTATTTACAGACAGTTCTTAAAACACTGTACAGTGGCTGAGCAGACGTGGGAGGCATCAGAGGTTTGTTTGGGCCGCGGAAGGAAGTTTCATGCAGGAAAAAGCACTGAAAGGTCTATAATTATCCACAAGtggtctatttttttttatcccggTCTCACGGGGACGGTCGGGGTTTGAAGAAGACTCATCGGGTTGTCTGACTACGTGGAGGAATGGTGTTAAAAACGCCATTGTACAGTTTAACTCAGAATCTGTCTTTGAACATGCACTTTTCAGCTCAGCACATTGAGCTGTTTGAGTCAGTTTAGCCGGATCAAGTGTCTCTGCGTGGGACCGCCTGGAGTCATCTGCACTCTTCCTGTTGAAGGTTTAGGTGAGTAGGCCAGAGTTAACGTTCGTTTCCTGGAAAACTAAaacatatattatttaaatttactCCTCTGTGGTGAGGAGTCTCAGTT containing:
- the akirin1 gene encoding akirin-1, coding for MACGATLKRSMEFEALLSPQSPKRRRCNPLPGTPGTPSPQRCNLRPPVDSPTHSMSPTALGGEHRLTPEQIFQNLRQEYSRIQRRRQLEGAFNQAEACSSSDAPSPSSSLNAPSSPPGASRKDQPSFTLRQVSYLCERLLKDHEEKIREEYEQILNTKLAEQYESFVKFTQDQIMRRYGARPASYVS